A stretch of DNA from Thermococcus sp. Bubb.Bath:
CGTAGTCTATTCCGTCTATCAGCATCGTCTCGGTGACTACCTTTCCCTTGAACTCCTTTCTGAACTCCAGCATGCCCTTGAGGATCTTCTCAAGGCTCAGGCTCTTGTGGGGCCTGTCAATCCTCCTCCACAGCGGCTCGCTGACGGCATCAACTTTCAGCGAGACGAAGTCGAGCTTTAAGAGGTCTTCTCTAACGTCTTCCCGCCAGATTAGAGAGGCGTTTGTAAGGGCGGCGAGTTTTATGCCAAGCTCCCTAAGGAGGTCTATCTCCTTCCCAAGGTTGATGTCGAGGGTAGGCTCCCCATCCGGAACGAACGTGATGTAGTCCATCCGCTCGTTCCTTTCTCTGGCTTCCTGGACTTTCTCTTCCACTTCCCTGAATATCTGCCCGGGCTCGTAGAAGGGTCTCCTCTCGATTTCCATTTTCAGCGTCTTTCCTATCTGGCAGTAAACGCAGGCGTAGGTGCAGACTTTGTCAGGAATGTTGTTAACTCCGAGGCTTTTCCCGAGTCTCCTCGAAGGAACGGGTCCAAAGGCTATCATAACATCACCGGAATTAGGTCCGCCTAAATACCTATAAAGTTTTTGAAGGTTTGACATATATTCAGTTTGGTGTTACCTATGGGGAAGGACGAATCGATTCTGGGGAACCTTAAGCGCCTTGAGGAGCTCAGTCCCTTCGAGTTCAAGGAGTTGCTGATAAAGCTCGCGGAGAAGAAGTCAGAGAGGATGATGCTCAACGCAGGAAGGGGGAACCCGAACTTTCTAGCACTGGAGCCGAGGTATGCCCA
This window harbors:
- a CDS encoding radical SAM protein, encoding MIAFGPVPSRRLGKSLGVNNIPDKVCTYACVYCQIGKTLKMEIERRPFYEPGQIFREVEEKVQEARERNERMDYITFVPDGEPTLDINLGKEIDLLRELGIKLAALTNASLIWREDVREDLLKLDFVSLKVDAVSEPLWRRIDRPHKSLSLEKILKGMLEFRKEFKGKVVTETMLIDGIDYGDEFGKIAEFLRELKPDKAYIAVPTRPPAESWVKPAKEELINHAYQVFSEVLGEEHVEYLIGYEGNAFAFTGNVEEDLLSITSVHPMREDAVKEFLKKANADWSVVEKLLKEGELIELEYNGKKFYMRRLKSRE